Proteins encoded in a region of the Pseudomonas denitrificans (nom. rej.) genome:
- the tolQ gene encoding protein TolQ translates to MQATLEHTSIWALVEAASPLAQAVLLILLAASLASWYVIVQRSLLLGGARRRLRAFEARWRASGDLQRLFRETTEPGEDAGVERIFHAGYQEFLHLRDEPGIDPALLIEGSERAMRVVIAQEEERLQRGLPFLATVGSTSPYIGLFGTVWGIMNAFIGLSGVQQATLSTVAPGIAEALVATAVGLFAAIPAVMAYNRFAASSDQLLGRYCAFAEQLQAQLNRRIHAAPALAAAA, encoded by the coding sequence ATGCAAGCCACTCTCGAACACACCAGCATCTGGGCACTGGTCGAAGCCGCCAGCCCGCTCGCCCAGGCCGTGCTGCTGATCCTCCTGGCCGCCTCGCTGGCGAGCTGGTACGTGATCGTCCAGCGCAGCCTGCTGCTGGGCGGCGCCCGCCGTCGCCTGCGCGCCTTCGAAGCGCGCTGGCGGGCCAGCGGCGACCTGCAGCGGCTGTTCCGGGAAACCACCGAACCCGGCGAGGACGCCGGCGTCGAGCGTATCTTCCATGCCGGTTACCAGGAGTTCCTGCACCTGCGTGACGAGCCGGGCATCGATCCCGCGCTGCTGATCGAAGGCAGCGAGCGCGCCATGCGCGTGGTCATCGCCCAGGAGGAGGAACGCCTGCAGCGCGGCCTGCCGTTCCTTGCCACGGTCGGCTCCACCAGCCCGTACATCGGCCTGTTCGGCACCGTCTGGGGGATCATGAACGCCTTCATCGGCCTCTCCGGCGTGCAGCAAGCCACCCTCTCCACCGTCGCGCCGGGCATCGCCGAAGCCCTGGTCGCCACCGCCGTCGGCCTGTTCGCAGCAATCCCGGCAGTCATGGCGTACAACCGCTTCGCTGCCAGTTCCGACCAGCTGCTGGGCCGCTACTGCGCCTTCGCCGAGCAGTTGCAGGCCCAGCTCAACCGTCGCATCCACGCCGCCCCGGCGCTGGCCGCGGCGGCCTGA
- a CDS encoding gamma-glutamyltransferase family protein — MLKFSAHEYPYASQRQSVFARNGMVAASQPLAAEAGIAMLRAGGNAIDAAIATAAALTVVEPTGCAIGGDAFALVWIKDQLHGLDASGHAPASLSIDKVKAAGFDKMPVHGWLPVTVPGIPSAWAELSARFGKLPFADLLQPAIALARDGFPVSPVVAHQWEIARREYQQSRAAVPALETWFETFTVNGEAPRAGQLFRNPAQAKTLAELAETKCESFYRGAIAERLAAHSAATGGALSAADLAGYKPKWVEPIKTNYRGYDVWEIPPAGQGLIALMTLNILQGYDFDQRDSQLTWHRQLEAMKKAYADGLHYITDAEHMRVSTAALLSDDYAARRRAEIGEQAAEPRHGDPHSSGTVYIATADGEGNMVSFIQSAYHGFGSGVVLPDSGIGLQNRGSEFSLDLAHSNALAPGKKTFHTIIPGFLSKDGVAVGPFGVMGGYMQPQGHVQMVMNLVDFGLNPQAALDAPRWQWLGGMKVGIEQHANRDLAFGLARRGHEVEIACDLTDYGRGQIIVRDPQTGVLCGGTEPRADSHIAVC; from the coding sequence ATGCTTAAGTTTTCCGCTCACGAGTATCCCTACGCCTCCCAGCGCCAGAGCGTCTTCGCCCGCAACGGTATGGTCGCCGCCTCGCAGCCCCTGGCTGCCGAGGCCGGCATCGCCATGCTGCGTGCCGGCGGCAACGCCATCGACGCCGCCATCGCCACCGCCGCCGCGCTGACCGTGGTCGAACCCACCGGCTGTGCCATCGGCGGCGACGCCTTCGCCCTGGTCTGGATCAAGGACCAGCTGCACGGCCTGGACGCCAGCGGCCACGCACCCGCCTCCCTCTCCATCGACAAGGTCAAGGCCGCAGGCTTCGACAAGATGCCCGTACACGGCTGGCTGCCGGTCACCGTGCCGGGCATTCCCTCGGCCTGGGCGGAACTGTCCGCGCGCTTCGGCAAGCTGCCTTTCGCCGACCTGCTGCAGCCCGCCATCGCTCTGGCCCGCGATGGCTTCCCGGTGTCCCCGGTGGTCGCCCACCAGTGGGAAATCGCCCGCCGCGAATACCAGCAAAGCCGTGCCGCCGTGCCCGCGCTGGAAACCTGGTTCGAGACCTTCACCGTCAATGGCGAAGCACCGCGCGCCGGCCAGCTGTTCCGCAACCCGGCTCAGGCGAAAACCCTCGCCGAGCTGGCCGAGACCAAGTGCGAAAGCTTCTACCGCGGCGCCATCGCCGAGCGCCTGGCCGCCCACTCCGCCGCCACCGGTGGCGCGCTGAGCGCCGCCGACCTGGCCGGCTACAAGCCCAAGTGGGTCGAGCCGATCAAGACCAACTACCGCGGCTATGACGTCTGGGAAATCCCACCGGCCGGCCAGGGCCTGATCGCCCTGATGACCCTCAACATCCTCCAGGGCTACGACTTCGACCAGCGCGACAGCCAGCTCACCTGGCACCGCCAGCTCGAAGCGATGAAGAAGGCCTACGCCGACGGCCTGCACTACATCACCGACGCCGAGCACATGCGCGTCAGCACCGCTGCGCTGCTGTCCGACGACTACGCCGCGCGCCGCCGCGCCGAGATCGGCGAACAGGCTGCCGAGCCCAGACATGGCGACCCGCACTCCAGCGGCACCGTGTACATCGCCACCGCCGACGGCGAAGGCAACATGGTCTCGTTCATCCAGAGCGCCTACCACGGCTTCGGCTCTGGCGTGGTACTGCCCGACAGCGGCATCGGCCTGCAGAACCGTGGCTCGGAGTTCAGCCTCGATCTGGCGCACTCCAACGCACTGGCGCCGGGCAAGAAGACCTTCCACACCATCATCCCCGGCTTCCTCAGCAAGGATGGCGTGGCCGTCGGCCCGTTCGGCGTGATGGGCGGCTACATGCAGCCCCAGGGCCACGTGCAGATGGTGATGAACCTGGTGGACTTCGGCCTCAACCCACAGGCCGCGCTGGATGCCCCGCGCTGGCAATGGCTGGGCGGCATGAAGGTCGGCATCGAGCAGCACGCCAACCGTGACCTGGCCTTCGGCCTGGCGCGGCGCGGCCACGAGGTGGAGATCGCCTGCGACCTGACCGACTACGGACGCGGGCAGATCATCGTCCGCGATCCGCAGACCGGCGTGCTCTGCGGCGGCACCGAGCCGCGTGCGGATTCGCATATCGCCGTGTGCTGA
- a CDS encoding energy transducer TonB gives MNPRITRRAVPAAISVGLHALALAGLYIGFHPSAPATPAPKVMRTALVSLPSPAPIAPAPPPVVQPPEPVTPPPPLVEAPRPTPQPDVAQLTRRKAEQREREERQREERRQEQQRIAEQQRQEQEQRSRQQAEQRARAEHDRQLAAQQAAAAEDARSAQNYQPLVKKAPTYPDSALDRRLEGDCTVEYTVAPNGSVRDPRVVPGACSHSVFERPSLQAATRFRYQPRVIDGQAVAVANVRNTFHYRIQETSR, from the coding sequence GTGAACCCCAGGATCACCCGCCGCGCCGTGCCTGCCGCCATCAGCGTCGGGCTGCACGCGCTCGCGCTGGCCGGCCTGTACATCGGTTTCCACCCGTCGGCGCCGGCTACCCCGGCGCCGAAGGTGATGCGTACCGCGCTGGTCAGCCTGCCGAGCCCCGCGCCCATCGCGCCAGCGCCGCCCCCCGTGGTGCAACCGCCCGAGCCCGTTACACCGCCCCCGCCACTGGTCGAGGCGCCGCGTCCGACGCCGCAACCTGACGTCGCCCAACTGACGCGGCGCAAGGCCGAGCAGCGTGAACGCGAAGAGCGCCAGCGCGAGGAACGGCGCCAGGAGCAGCAGCGCATCGCCGAGCAGCAACGCCAGGAACAGGAGCAACGCTCACGCCAGCAAGCCGAGCAACGGGCCCGCGCCGAACACGACCGCCAGCTCGCCGCACAGCAGGCAGCCGCCGCCGAGGACGCCCGCTCCGCGCAGAACTACCAGCCACTGGTGAAGAAGGCTCCGACCTACCCGGACAGCGCCCTCGACCGCCGTCTGGAAGGCGACTGCACGGTGGAATACACCGTCGCCCCCAACGGTTCGGTGCGCGACCCGCGCGTGGTCCCCGGCGCCTGCAGCCACAGCGTGTTCGAGCGCCCGTCGCTGCAGGCCGCCACCCGCTTCCGCTACCAGCCACGGGTAATCGACGGCCAGGCCGTCGCCGTGGCCAACGTGCGCAACACCTTCCATTACCGGATCCAGGAAACCTCCCGATGA
- the tolR gene encoding protein TolR — protein sequence MRRIRSKHAPKAEMNVVPYIDVMLVLLVIFMVTAPMIQQGLKVELPKVASEALPSETERPVLTLTVQADGGYHWYLGSQVDTEQRTDAAGNLDELTAKLTRLGADTQVLIRADQAVDYGRVIAAMTALQRGGVSDVGLITEAPQS from the coding sequence ATGCGACGCATACGCAGCAAGCACGCGCCCAAGGCGGAAATGAACGTAGTGCCCTACATCGACGTCATGCTGGTGCTGCTGGTGATCTTCATGGTCACCGCCCCGATGATCCAGCAGGGCCTGAAGGTGGAACTGCCCAAGGTGGCCAGCGAGGCGTTACCCAGCGAGACCGAGCGCCCGGTGCTGACGCTCACGGTGCAGGCCGACGGCGGCTACCACTGGTACCTGGGCAGCCAGGTGGATACCGAACAGCGCACCGACGCCGCCGGCAACCTGGACGAGCTGACCGCCAAGCTCACCCGCCTGGGCGCCGACACCCAGGTGCTGATCCGCGCCGACCAGGCGGTGGACTACGGCCGGGTGATCGCCGCCATGACCGCCCTGCAGCGCGGCGGCGTCAGCGATGTCGGACTGATCACCGAGGCGCCGCAATCGTGA
- a CDS encoding sigma-70 family RNA polymerase sigma factor → MPSVDAPLHAAISELYQHHHGWLQGWLRRRLGCHEQAADLAQDTFTRLLGSRRVLDAREPRAYLTTVAKGLMINWFQRQSLERAYLEALANLPEELAPSPEQRYLVLETLHEVDALLARLPEPVRQAFLLAQIEGLKYEAIAQRLGVSLGSVKRYMQQAFRHCLELME, encoded by the coding sequence ATGCCCTCGGTCGACGCTCCCCTCCACGCCGCCATCAGTGAGCTCTATCAGCACCATCACGGCTGGCTGCAAGGCTGGCTGCGTCGTCGCCTGGGCTGCCATGAACAGGCCGCCGACCTGGCCCAGGACACCTTCACGCGCCTGCTCGGCTCACGCCGGGTGCTGGATGCCCGCGAGCCGCGCGCGTACCTCACCACGGTGGCCAAGGGGCTGATGATCAATTGGTTCCAGCGCCAGTCGCTGGAACGTGCCTACCTCGAAGCGCTCGCCAATCTGCCCGAAGAGTTGGCGCCCTCGCCGGAGCAGCGTTACCTCGTGCTGGAAACCCTGCACGAGGTGGATGCCCTCCTCGCCCGCCTGCCCGAGCCTGTGCGCCAGGCCTTCCTGCTGGCGCAGATCGAGGGGCTGAAGTACGAGGCCATCGCCCAGCGCCTTGGCGTATCCCTGGGGTCGGTGAAGCGCTATATGCAGCAAGCCTTTCGCCATTGCCTGGAGCTGATGGAATGA
- a CDS encoding amino acid ABC transporter permease: MNFSWDVFWQYLLRPSDIYLYGLWLTCVIAVSAMVLGCVLGLLAALMRLSSNPLLQYPVRFYVWLMRGTPLLVQIVFLYTALAAGGIFRFEDLDLGLFILPGNIQAAIIALGLNEGAYMAEIIRAGIGAVDKGQYEAGKSLGMTFPKLMRRIVLPQAFRVIVPPLGNEFNVMLKNTTLVSVIGVQELLLSTQMVTSATFRVFELYLVVAIYFLALTTLWGFFQRWLEVRFGKSDGHTAAPNRMFGRQAMKLLRGR, from the coding sequence ATGAACTTCAGTTGGGACGTGTTCTGGCAATACCTGCTGCGGCCGAGCGACATCTACCTCTACGGCCTCTGGCTGACCTGCGTGATCGCCGTCAGCGCGATGGTCCTGGGCTGCGTGCTCGGGCTGCTGGCGGCGCTGATGCGCCTGTCGTCCAACCCGCTGCTGCAATACCCGGTGCGCTTCTACGTGTGGCTGATGCGCGGCACGCCGCTGCTGGTGCAGATCGTCTTCCTCTACACCGCGCTGGCCGCCGGCGGGATCTTCCGCTTCGAGGACCTTGACCTGGGGCTGTTCATCCTGCCGGGCAACATCCAGGCGGCGATCATCGCCCTGGGGCTCAACGAAGGCGCGTACATGGCCGAGATCATCCGTGCCGGCATCGGCGCGGTGGACAAGGGCCAGTACGAGGCCGGCAAATCCCTGGGGATGACCTTCCCCAAGCTGATGCGCCGCATCGTGCTGCCGCAGGCCTTCCGCGTGATCGTTCCGCCGCTGGGCAACGAGTTCAACGTGATGCTGAAGAACACCACGCTGGTCAGCGTGATCGGCGTGCAGGAACTGCTGCTGAGCACCCAGATGGTCACTTCGGCAACCTTCCGCGTGTTCGAGCTGTACCTCGTCGTGGCGATCTACTTCCTCGCCCTGACCACCCTGTGGGGCTTCTTCCAGCGCTGGCTGGAAGTGCGCTTCGGCAAATCCGACGGCCACACTGCCGCACCGAACCGCATGTTCGGCCGGCAGGCGATGAAACTGCTGAGGGGGCGTTGA
- a CDS encoding PhoX family protein, giving the protein MSAEPTDFHAHLSAFDDESINPSGNLPMSEIIDASRRRLLKNSLVLGAVGFLGGGLFPGRSLFAADAPVPTALLGFKGVPVQQDPKFDRVIVADGYTARPFFSWGDAVVSGSPAWKGDASEDWKAQELQAGDNHDGMHYFPFPDAPDNHGLLVINHEYINPTLHPKGQTFEDRPDGSRGRPEGEVRKEIAAHGLSVIEVKKDPGGQWQRVEGSSYNRRITGSSPLDLSGPLAGHGLLRTASDPEAKQVLGTLNNCSMGVTPWGTYLACEENWHQYFVNRDKDDYAKRVSHKRYGLSNGQFSNYYAWEAVDERFDATPKADQPHGGHVNEPNRFGWVVEIDPFDPTSTPKKRTAVGRFCRECSTLSLGADNRMAFYYGDDTKGEYIYKFVPAGRYDANNRAANVDLLDEGTLYVARFNADGSGQWLPLVHGQNGLSAENGFASQAEVLVNARAAADKLGATPMDRPEWVAVQQTTREVYVSLTNNDARGKKQPVDAANPRKENLHGQILRWNEAGGDPTATSFQWEIFLLAGEHKGSSAPENLIGTINGDIFSSPDGLYFDTAGRLWIETDYDDDVPAMQAMGCNQLLCADPHSREVRRFLVGPRGCELTGITQTPDGKTLWVNIQHPTLSFPASDGKSIPRSTTLVITKDDGGVIGT; this is encoded by the coding sequence ATGAGTGCCGAGCCGACCGATTTCCACGCCCATCTTTCCGCCTTCGACGATGAGTCGATCAACCCCTCCGGCAACCTGCCGATGAGCGAGATCATCGACGCCTCGCGCCGCCGCCTGTTGAAGAACAGCCTGGTGCTGGGCGCCGTCGGCTTCCTCGGCGGCGGCCTGTTCCCCGGCCGCTCGCTGTTTGCCGCCGACGCCCCGGTGCCCACCGCGCTGCTGGGCTTCAAGGGCGTGCCGGTACAGCAGGACCCGAAGTTCGACCGCGTTATCGTCGCTGACGGTTACACGGCTCGCCCGTTCTTCTCCTGGGGCGACGCCGTGGTGAGCGGCTCGCCGGCCTGGAAAGGCGATGCCAGCGAGGACTGGAAAGCCCAGGAACTGCAGGCCGGCGACAACCATGACGGCATGCACTACTTCCCCTTCCCCGATGCGCCGGACAACCACGGCCTGCTGGTCATCAACCACGAGTACATCAACCCGACGCTGCACCCCAAAGGCCAGACCTTCGAGGACCGCCCCGATGGTTCGCGCGGCCGCCCGGAAGGCGAGGTACGCAAGGAAATCGCCGCCCACGGCCTGAGCGTCATCGAGGTGAAGAAGGACCCCGGCGGCCAGTGGCAGCGCGTCGAGGGCTCGAGCTACAACCGCCGCATCACCGGCAGCTCGCCGCTGGACCTGTCCGGCCCGCTGGCCGGCCACGGCCTGCTGCGCACCGCCAGCGACCCCGAGGCCAAACAGGTGCTCGGCACCCTGAACAACTGCTCCATGGGCGTCACGCCCTGGGGCACCTACCTGGCCTGCGAAGAGAACTGGCACCAGTACTTCGTCAACCGCGACAAGGACGACTACGCCAAGCGCGTCTCGCACAAGCGCTACGGCCTGTCCAACGGCCAGTTCAGCAACTACTACGCCTGGGAAGCGGTGGATGAGCGCTTCGACGCCACGCCCAAGGCCGACCAGCCCCATGGCGGCCACGTCAACGAACCGAACCGCTTCGGCTGGGTGGTGGAGATCGACCCGTTCGACCCGACCTCCACGCCGAAGAAACGCACCGCCGTCGGCCGTTTCTGCCGCGAGTGCTCGACCCTCTCGCTGGGCGCCGACAACCGCATGGCGTTCTATTACGGCGACGACACCAAGGGCGAGTACATCTACAAGTTCGTCCCGGCCGGCCGATACGACGCGAACAACCGCGCGGCGAACGTCGACCTGCTCGATGAAGGCACCCTCTACGTCGCCCGCTTCAATGCCGATGGCAGCGGCCAGTGGCTGCCGCTGGTGCACGGGCAGAATGGCCTGAGCGCCGAGAACGGCTTCGCCAGCCAGGCCGAGGTGCTGGTCAACGCCCGCGCCGCCGCCGACAAGCTGGGCGCCACGCCGATGGACCGCCCCGAGTGGGTCGCCGTGCAGCAGACCACCCGCGAGGTCTACGTCAGCCTCACCAACAATGATGCCCGCGGCAAGAAGCAGCCGGTGGACGCCGCCAACCCGCGCAAGGAAAACCTCCACGGGCAGATCCTGCGCTGGAACGAGGCAGGCGGCGACCCGACCGCCACCAGCTTCCAATGGGAAATCTTCCTGCTGGCCGGCGAGCACAAGGGCTCCAGCGCGCCGGAGAACCTGATCGGTACCATCAACGGCGACATCTTCTCCTCGCCGGATGGCCTGTACTTCGACACCGCCGGGCGCCTGTGGATCGAAACCGACTACGACGATGACGTCCCGGCGATGCAGGCCATGGGCTGCAACCAGTTGCTCTGCGCCGACCCGCACAGCCGCGAGGTGCGGCGCTTCCTGGTCGGCCCGCGCGGCTGCGAGCTGACCGGCATCACCCAGACCCCGGACGGCAAGACGCTGTGGGTGAACATCCAGCATCCGACGCTGAGCTTCCCGGCCAGCGACGGCAAGAGCATCCCGCGTTCCACGACACTGGTGATCACCAAGGATGATGGCGGTGTGATCGGTACCTGA
- a CDS encoding GntR family transcriptional regulator, with amino-acid sequence MRLVPAARPPMSAEDEAYDYLLQAICTGRYKTGDRLVAEDIASEIGMSRMPVRGAFKRLDAEGLVTLRPNRGAIVSGLNIEEMREVFEMRSALEGLAIRIAVPQLTDRDLSRLERMLDEMDDYRDDSAEWVSRHRAFHEYLCSLAGRPRLLRQITALYSVIEPHMRLWLQHVDKPMSAREEHTVILDALRSGDAREAERVICDHIEGTIPSLAKFLEAQAT; translated from the coding sequence ATGCGCCTGGTACCCGCTGCCCGCCCACCGATGAGCGCCGAAGACGAGGCCTACGACTACCTCCTCCAGGCTATCTGCACCGGCCGCTACAAGACCGGCGACCGCCTGGTGGCCGAAGATATCGCCAGCGAGATCGGCATGAGCCGGATGCCCGTGCGCGGCGCCTTCAAGCGCCTGGATGCCGAGGGCCTGGTGACCCTGCGGCCCAATCGCGGCGCCATCGTCAGCGGCCTGAACATCGAAGAGATGCGCGAAGTCTTCGAGATGCGCAGCGCCCTGGAAGGCCTGGCCATCCGCATCGCCGTGCCGCAACTGACCGACCGCGACCTCTCCCGCCTCGAGCGCATGCTCGACGAGATGGACGACTACCGCGACGACAGCGCCGAGTGGGTCAGCCGTCATCGCGCCTTCCACGAATACCTCTGCAGCCTCGCCGGGCGCCCGCGCCTGCTGCGCCAGATCACCGCTCTTTATTCGGTGATCGAGCCGCACATGCGCCTGTGGCTGCAGCACGTCGACAAGCCCATGAGCGCCCGCGAGGAACACACCGTGATCCTCGACGCCCTGCGCTCGGGCGATGCCCGCGAAGCCGAGCGGGTGATCTGCGACCACATCGAGGGGACGATTCCCTCGCTGGCGAAGTTTCTGGAGGCTCAAGCCACCTGA
- a CDS encoding aldo/keto reductase has protein sequence MFGWTVDEAISRRLLDAAFDAGLSSIDTADMYSVWVPGHEGGESEAIIGRWLASQPGRRTEVTLCTKVGAELSVQRRGLSRRRILQGVEDSLRRLNTDYIDLYFSHYPDDCTPHEETLRTYEDLIASGKVRAIGASNFSRQQLEAAKATSRNTGLPAYSALQVQYNLYDRAGHETETTAIAAEHGNVVVTYFSLASGFLTGKYRGTSDLTGSARGEDLKGYFDARGLKILAALDQVAEETQSSPAEIAVAWLRQQPGITAPIASATSERQLTSLVRATLLSLSATQLATLDLASRAG, from the coding sequence GTGTTCGGCTGGACGGTGGACGAAGCCATTTCTCGACGCCTGCTGGACGCGGCGTTCGACGCGGGGCTGAGCAGTATCGACACCGCGGATATGTACTCGGTCTGGGTGCCGGGTCACGAGGGCGGCGAGTCGGAGGCCATCATCGGCCGCTGGCTCGCCAGCCAGCCGGGGCGCCGCACCGAGGTGACGCTGTGCACCAAGGTCGGCGCCGAACTCTCGGTACAGCGGCGCGGGCTGTCGCGCCGCAGGATCCTGCAGGGCGTCGAAGACTCCCTGCGGCGCCTGAACACCGACTACATCGATCTGTACTTCAGCCATTACCCCGATGACTGCACGCCCCACGAGGAAACCCTGCGCACCTACGAAGACTTGATCGCCTCTGGAAAGGTACGCGCCATCGGTGCGTCCAATTTCAGCCGGCAACAACTCGAGGCGGCCAAGGCAACTTCGCGCAACACCGGCCTCCCCGCGTACTCCGCGCTGCAAGTCCAGTACAACCTCTACGACCGCGCGGGCCACGAAACGGAAACCACAGCCATCGCTGCCGAGCACGGCAACGTCGTGGTGACCTACTTCAGCCTCGCCTCGGGTTTCCTCACCGGCAAGTACCGTGGCACCAGCGACCTCACTGGCAGTGCTCGTGGCGAAGACCTGAAGGGTTACTTCGATGCCCGCGGGTTGAAGATTCTCGCAGCGCTGGACCAGGTCGCCGAAGAAACCCAGTCGTCGCCGGCCGAAATCGCCGTCGCCTGGCTCCGCCAGCAGCCCGGCATCACCGCTCCCATCGCCAGCGCCACCAGTGAACGCCAGCTCACCAGTCTGGTGCGGGCTACCCTGCTGAGCCTTTCCGCCACCCAACTCGCCACCCTCGACCTCGCCAGCCGGGCGGGCTGA
- a CDS encoding polyamine ABC transporter substrate-binding protein, protein MRKRVLFASTLTLLACATAAQADDKLVRFYNWSDYMGPDTLKNFEKDSGVKVQYDVFDTNEMLEAKLLSGHSGYDLVVPSSQFLTKQINAGVYQKLDRSQLPNWKNLDPRLMKRLEAADPGNQYAVPYMWGTVGIGYNYDKVKAALGDSAPLDSWDLIFKPENLAKLHGCGVAFLDAPVKIIPQALHYLGLNPNSINPDDYTKASALLQKLAPSITYFNSSKYTTDLANGDICVAVGYSGDVMQAQTRAQEAGKKIDVRYVIPKEGANLWFDMLAIPRDSKNPKGAHELVNYLLRPEVIAPVSDYVGYANPNTGATALLDPKVRDNPGIYPSDAVIEKLYVSADLPPKIQRVITREWTRIKTGQ, encoded by the coding sequence ATGCGTAAACGCGTTCTCTTCGCCAGTACTCTGACCCTCCTCGCCTGCGCCACCGCCGCGCAGGCCGACGACAAGCTGGTGCGCTTCTACAACTGGTCCGACTACATGGGCCCGGACACCCTGAAGAACTTCGAGAAGGACTCCGGCGTCAAGGTCCAGTACGACGTCTTCGACACCAACGAGATGCTCGAAGCCAAGCTGCTCTCCGGCCACTCGGGCTACGACCTGGTGGTGCCGTCCAGCCAGTTCCTCACCAAGCAGATCAACGCTGGCGTCTACCAGAAGCTCGATCGCTCGCAGCTGCCCAACTGGAAGAACCTCGACCCGCGCCTGATGAAGCGCCTGGAAGCCGCCGACCCCGGCAACCAGTACGCCGTGCCCTACATGTGGGGCACCGTCGGCATCGGCTACAACTACGACAAGGTCAAGGCCGCACTGGGCGACAGCGCCCCGCTGGATTCCTGGGACCTGATCTTCAAGCCGGAGAACCTGGCCAAGCTGCACGGTTGCGGCGTCGCCTTCCTCGACGCGCCAGTGAAGATCATCCCGCAGGCGCTGCACTACCTCGGTCTGAACCCGAACAGCATCAACCCGGACGACTACACCAAGGCCTCCGCCCTGCTGCAGAAGCTCGCCCCGTCGATCACCTACTTCAACTCCTCCAAGTACACCACCGACCTCGCCAACGGCGACATTTGCGTGGCGGTCGGCTACTCGGGCGACGTGATGCAGGCGCAGACCCGCGCCCAGGAAGCCGGCAAGAAGATCGACGTGCGCTACGTGATCCCCAAGGAAGGCGCCAACCTGTGGTTCGACATGCTCGCCATCCCGCGCGACTCGAAGAACCCCAAGGGCGCCCACGAGCTGGTCAACTACCTGCTGCGCCCGGAAGTGATCGCCCCGGTCAGCGACTACGTCGGTTACGCCAACCCCAATACCGGAGCAACCGCGCTGCTCGACCCCAAAGTGCGTGACAACCCCGGCATCTACCCCAGCGACGCGGTGATCGAGAAGCTCTACGTCTCCGCCGACCTCCCGCCGAAAATCCAGCGCGTGATCACCCGCGAATGGACCCGAATCAAGACTGGCCAATGA
- a CDS encoding amino acid ABC transporter ATP-binding protein, translating into MIPDMKDVVIQARDVHKAFGELEILKGVSLEVRRGEVVVLIGASGSGKTTFIRCMNHLEDIQGGSIRINGELMGYRERPDGKLVRDSESNIARRRRDIGMVFQRFNLFPHMTVLENIIEAPTQVLGVPRGEALDQARRLLARVRLSDKAEHYPGQLSGGQQQRVAIARALAMKPQAMLFDEPTSALDPETVGEVLQVMKELADEGMTMVVVTHEMGFAREVADRVVVLHQGELIEEGPPAQVFGNPHHPRTREFLSRVL; encoded by the coding sequence ATGATCCCGGACATGAAAGACGTGGTGATCCAGGCCCGCGACGTACACAAGGCCTTCGGCGAGCTGGAAATCCTCAAGGGCGTGTCCCTGGAGGTGCGCCGTGGCGAAGTGGTGGTGCTGATCGGCGCCTCGGGCTCGGGCAAGACCACCTTCATCCGCTGCATGAACCACCTGGAAGACATCCAGGGCGGCAGCATCCGCATCAACGGCGAGCTGATGGGCTACCGCGAACGCCCGGACGGCAAGCTGGTGCGCGACTCGGAAAGCAACATCGCCCGCCGCCGCCGCGACATCGGCATGGTGTTCCAGCGCTTCAACCTGTTCCCGCACATGACCGTGCTGGAGAACATCATCGAAGCGCCGACCCAGGTGCTCGGCGTACCCCGGGGCGAGGCGCTGGATCAGGCCCGCCGGCTACTGGCACGGGTACGCCTGTCGGACAAGGCCGAGCACTACCCCGGCCAGCTCTCCGGCGGCCAGCAGCAGCGCGTGGCCATCGCCCGCGCGCTGGCGATGAAGCCCCAGGCCATGCTCTTCGACGAACCCACCAGCGCCCTCGACCCGGAAACCGTCGGCGAGGTCCTGCAGGTCATGAAGGAGCTGGCCGACGAAGGCATGACCATGGTCGTCGTCACCCACGAGATGGGCTTCGCCCGCGAAGTGGCAGACCGCGTGGTGGTGCTGCACCAGGGTGAACTCATCGAGGAAGGCCCGCCCGCGCAGGTCTTCGGCAATCCGCACCACCCGCGCACGCGGGAATTTCTAAGCCGCGTTCTCTAA